In Aeromicrobium marinum DSM 15272, one genomic interval encodes:
- a CDS encoding anti-sigma factor family protein has translation MITSLRHMVTCHWSARRIQRYLDADPSAPLDPAEIDRLEAHLAVCRRCTAALDDLRGIRLALRRLGHRAAPDPDSVDRLVSSARRIADEGTTS, from the coding sequence GTGATCACCTCGCTGCGCCACATGGTCACGTGCCACTGGTCCGCGCGCCGGATCCAGCGGTACCTCGACGCCGACCCCTCGGCGCCGCTCGATCCGGCCGAGATCGACCGGCTGGAGGCCCACCTCGCCGTGTGCCGGCGGTGCACGGCGGCGCTAGACGACCTGCGCGGCATCCGGCTCGCCCTGCGACGGCTCGGCCACCGCGCCGCTCCGGACCCGGACAGCGTCGACCGGCTGGTGTCCTCGGCCCGCCGCATCGCCGACGAGGGGACGACCTCGTGA
- a CDS encoding CDP-alcohol phosphatidyltransferase family protein — protein MLDTAARRLTTPLLAPAAARLAAAGVPATALTAAGWLAGLGACAAIVVEAWPLALVLWWTNRVLDGLDGAVARRRGATDLGGFLDVVADFSIYAGIVLAVAIAVPDARLAAVAVLTAYYVSAVAFLALSSILERRRAAEHTDERSLRFSGGIAEGTETVLLYSVLLLVPAWAEALLWIFTAAVAVTALQRVADAVRLLRPRP, from the coding sequence ATGCTCGACACCGCCGCCCGGCGCCTCACCACGCCGCTGCTGGCACCGGCGGCCGCTCGGCTCGCCGCCGCGGGCGTGCCCGCCACGGCGCTGACCGCCGCCGGGTGGTTGGCCGGGCTGGGTGCGTGCGCGGCGATCGTGGTCGAGGCCTGGCCGCTGGCGCTGGTCCTGTGGTGGACCAACCGGGTGCTCGACGGTCTCGACGGTGCGGTCGCCCGTCGGCGGGGCGCGACCGACCTCGGTGGATTCCTCGACGTGGTCGCCGACTTCAGCATCTACGCGGGCATCGTGCTGGCCGTCGCGATCGCCGTGCCCGACGCTCGGCTCGCCGCCGTGGCCGTCCTGACCGCGTACTACGTCTCCGCTGTCGCCTTCCTGGCCCTGTCGTCGATCCTGGAACGCCGTCGCGCCGCCGAGCACACCGACGAACGGTCGTTGCGGTTCAGCGGCGGCATCGCCGAGGGCACCGAGACCGTCCTGCTGTACTCCGTCCTGCTGCTGGTGCCGGCCTGGGCCGAGGCGCTGCTGTGGATCTTCACCGCGGCCGTCGCCGTGACCGCCCTGCAGCGGGTCGCCGACGCCGTCCGTCTCCTCCGTCCCCGTCCCTGA
- a CDS encoding TVP38/TMEM64 family protein: protein MTRRGVVLRVVVLVAVVASLVVLETQVGFPSEDEVRGWFDDRGWVAVPAFVGFYAVATLLPLPKAVCTIVGGAVLGFWTGLAAVLVGATVGSTLAFLGARWLGRDSVRGLSAERVRRVDEQIGRRGFSAVLAARLLPVIPFTSLNYVLGLTSIRLAPYVLATAVGIVPGTAVYVAVGAFGFEPGSWPFAIAIAGLVVLTVIGVTHQRRVRSRDPLRTTGDEVA from the coding sequence ATGACGCGGCGCGGCGTCGTGCTGCGGGTCGTCGTGCTCGTCGCGGTCGTGGCCTCGCTGGTGGTGCTCGAGACGCAGGTCGGGTTCCCGTCCGAGGACGAGGTGCGCGGCTGGTTCGACGACCGCGGGTGGGTCGCCGTGCCGGCCTTCGTGGGGTTCTACGCGGTCGCGACGCTCCTGCCTCTGCCGAAGGCTGTCTGCACGATCGTCGGCGGGGCGGTGCTGGGCTTCTGGACGGGGCTCGCGGCGGTGCTGGTCGGGGCGACGGTCGGCTCCACCCTGGCGTTCCTGGGTGCGCGGTGGCTGGGGCGCGACTCGGTCAGGGGGCTGTCGGCCGAGCGCGTGCGGCGCGTCGACGAGCAGATCGGACGCCGGGGCTTCTCCGCGGTGCTGGCGGCCCGCCTGCTCCCCGTCATCCCCTTCACCAGCCTGAACTACGTGCTGGGCCTGACCTCGATCCGGCTGGCCCCGTACGTGCTCGCCACCGCGGTCGGCATCGTCCCCGGCACCGCGGTCTACGTCGCGGTCGGCGCCTTCGGGTTCGAGCCCGGTTCGTGGCCCTTCGCCATCGCGATCGCCGGTCTGGTGGTGCTCACCGTGATCGGGGTGACCCACCAGCGGCGGGTGCGCTCCCGGGACCCGCTCAGGACCACCGGCGACGAAGTCGCCTGA
- a CDS encoding ABC transporter ATP-binding protein, producing MTASLVTHDLTKHFGATVAVDGVDLQVDGGVTALVGPSGCGKSTTLHLVAGVEQPDQGRILADGVDLTGRPAERRPVTLVSQKALLFPHLDVGQNVGFGLRMRRVPRADAARRVEEALEQVGLSGFAGRAPRALSGGQEQRVALARALVVRPSILLLDEPFSALDPGLRAEMRDLVRALLRDSGVTTLFVTHDLDEAVDVADHLVVMLDGRVAARGTPETVFTDPRRLDVARFLGAGNELLGRAVDGVVEVAGHRLDPAVVGSPATDGPVVVTVHPGALRTAPPGSRGLPVRVEGVRFAATHLRIDARTDDGQVLVVDAPLGTHVPVGDRVELTIDPGRARAYPRSEG from the coding sequence ATGACGGCGTCCCTGGTCACGCACGACCTGACGAAGCACTTCGGTGCCACGGTCGCGGTGGACGGCGTCGACCTGCAGGTCGACGGCGGGGTCACGGCGCTGGTCGGGCCGTCCGGGTGCGGCAAGAGCACGACGCTGCACCTCGTGGCAGGCGTCGAGCAGCCCGACCAGGGACGGATCCTCGCGGACGGCGTCGACCTGACCGGCCGTCCGGCCGAGCGGCGCCCCGTGACCCTGGTGTCGCAGAAGGCGCTGCTGTTCCCTCACCTGGACGTGGGACAGAACGTCGGCTTCGGCCTGCGCATGCGCCGCGTCCCGCGCGCCGACGCGGCCCGCCGGGTCGAGGAGGCGCTCGAACAGGTGGGGCTGTCCGGGTTCGCGGGCCGTGCGCCCCGGGCCCTGTCCGGCGGTCAGGAGCAGCGCGTCGCCCTGGCCCGTGCCCTGGTGGTGAGGCCGTCGATCCTGCTCCTGGACGAGCCGTTCTCGGCGCTCGACCCCGGCCTGCGGGCCGAGATGCGGGACCTCGTCCGCGCCCTGCTGCGCGACTCCGGTGTCACGACCCTGTTCGTCACCCACGACCTGGACGAGGCCGTCGACGTGGCCGACCACCTCGTGGTGATGCTCGACGGACGGGTCGCAGCCCGGGGGACGCCCGAGACGGTGTTCACCGACCCGCGGCGGCTGGACGTCGCCCGGTTCCTGGGCGCCGGCAACGAGCTGCTCGGTCGGGCCGTCGACGGTGTCGTCGAGGTCGCCGGTCACCGGCTCGACCCGGCCGTGGTGGGCTCGCCGGCGACCGACGGTCCCGTGGTCGTCACCGTCCACCCCGGTGCGTTGCGGACCGCCCCACCGGGGTCGCGGGGCCTGCCCGTCCGGGTGGAGGGGGTGCGGTTCGCCGCCACGCACCTGCGGATCGATGCCCGGACCGACGACGGCCAGGTCCTGGTCGTCGACGCGCCGCTCGGCACGCACGTGCCCGTCGGTGACCGCGTCGAGCTGACCATCGACCCCGGTCGCGCCCGGGCCTACCCGAGGAGCGAGGGATGA
- a CDS encoding ABC transporter permease, whose product MRRLVLGAAVLGLLVPLVPLALWAGGSSWPYPDLLPTGPSSRGIAIALRGETLAALLTSVTVSTAVATLSCGIGFGAGRVLGLHRFPGRRLLIGLLVLPVLVPGLAVVLGLQVFVIRSGLADSWLGVVLVQLVLTVPYAVALLAASFAGFDPGLERQARTLGAGPWRTAVHVTVPALAPAVAATFVLTFLISWGDYLLTLLVGGGQVTTLTLLLFSAIGTSDTTASAALGLVVAIPPVLLLLGLVLLARRSRFARPAMMQP is encoded by the coding sequence ATGAGGCGGCTCGTGCTGGGTGCGGCGGTCCTCGGCCTGCTCGTCCCGCTCGTCCCGCTCGCCCTGTGGGCCGGGGGGTCGTCCTGGCCCTACCCGGACCTGCTGCCCACCGGGCCGAGCAGCCGCGGCATCGCGATCGCCCTCCGCGGCGAGACCCTCGCGGCCCTGCTCACCTCGGTCACGGTGTCCACGGCCGTCGCGACCCTGTCGTGCGGCATCGGCTTCGGCGCAGGTCGGGTCCTCGGCCTGCACCGGTTCCCCGGGCGGCGCCTGCTGATCGGCCTGCTCGTGCTGCCCGTGCTGGTGCCGGGCCTGGCCGTCGTGCTCGGGCTCCAGGTGTTCGTGATCCGCTCCGGCCTCGCCGACTCGTGGCTCGGCGTCGTGCTCGTGCAGCTGGTCCTGACCGTCCCGTACGCGGTGGCCCTCCTGGCGGCGTCGTTCGCCGGGTTCGACCCCGGTCTGGAGCGTCAGGCGCGCACCCTCGGCGCCGGACCGTGGCGCACCGCCGTGCACGTCACGGTCCCCGCGCTGGCCCCCGCGGTGGCGGCGACGTTCGTGCTGACCTTCCTCATCTCGTGGGGTGACTACCTGCTGACGCTGCTGGTGGGCGGCGGGCAGGTGACGACGCTGACCCTGCTGCTGTTCTCGGCGATCGGCACGTCCGACACCACCGCCTCGGCGGCCCTCGGGCTGGTGGTGGCGATCCCGCCGGTGCTGCTCCTGCTCGGGCTGGTGCTCCTGGCCCGTCGGTCCCGTTTCGCCCGCCCGGCGATGATGCAGCCATGA
- a CDS encoding ABC transporter substrate-binding protein, with translation MNRRRPPRRTRLVALAAATALGLSACGSADEPADPVDAADWDAVLAEADGQSVNWHMFGGDDVLNTFVADEVAPRLAELGVTLNQVRIADTADAVARVLGEQQAGRTSGGAVDAIWINGENFATGVQADLWSCGWAGDLPNAQFVDAGDPAITTDFGVPVDGCESPWQQASSALVYDADDLGPADVESVDSLLAWVEANPGRFAYPAPPDFTGSMVVRTLLYGQIGGPDDLAGAFDEDAYAAATDDFWDRLNDLEPSLWRGGDSYPNRQEDVENLFASGEISAYFTYGPGAVGARVADGIFPASTRQAAPVPGNIGNVSFVTIPANAANRAAALVLADVLLDPEVQLALYRANGTYPAIDLDRLPADLRAEFDAVETGRSTLDLDELTAGLLPELAAGYLTRIESDWTALVQQQ, from the coding sequence ATGAACCGTCGCCGACCGCCCCGCCGCACCCGTCTGGTCGCCCTCGCCGCCGCCACCGCACTGGGCCTGTCGGCCTGCGGGTCCGCCGACGAGCCAGCCGACCCGGTCGACGCCGCCGACTGGGACGCCGTGCTCGCCGAGGCCGACGGCCAGAGCGTCAACTGGCACATGTTCGGCGGTGACGACGTGCTGAACACGTTCGTCGCCGACGAGGTCGCCCCGCGTCTGGCCGAGCTCGGCGTCACGCTCAACCAGGTCCGCATCGCCGACACGGCCGACGCGGTCGCACGGGTCCTGGGCGAGCAGCAGGCCGGGCGGACGTCCGGCGGCGCGGTGGACGCCATCTGGATCAACGGCGAGAACTTCGCGACCGGTGTGCAGGCCGACCTGTGGTCGTGCGGATGGGCCGGGGACCTGCCCAACGCGCAGTTCGTCGACGCCGGCGACCCGGCGATCACGACCGACTTCGGTGTCCCGGTCGACGGGTGCGAGTCGCCGTGGCAGCAGGCCAGCTCGGCGCTGGTCTACGACGCCGACGACCTCGGGCCGGCGGACGTGGAGTCGGTCGACTCCCTGCTGGCCTGGGTCGAGGCCAACCCTGGGCGGTTCGCCTACCCGGCCCCGCCGGACTTCACCGGCTCCATGGTGGTCCGCACCCTCCTCTACGGGCAGATCGGCGGGCCGGACGACCTCGCGGGCGCGTTCGACGAGGACGCCTACGCCGCGGCGACCGACGACTTCTGGGACCGGTTGAACGACCTCGAGCCGAGCCTCTGGCGCGGCGGCGACTCCTATCCCAACCGCCAGGAGGACGTGGAGAACCTCTTCGCCTCGGGGGAGATCAGTGCGTACTTCACCTACGGGCCCGGTGCGGTGGGCGCCCGCGTCGCCGACGGCATCTTCCCGGCCTCGACCCGGCAGGCCGCCCCAGTGCCCGGCAACATCGGGAACGTCAGCTTCGTGACGATCCCGGCCAACGCCGCCAACCGGGCCGCCGCCCTGGTCCTGGCCGACGTCCTGCTCGACCCCGAGGTCCAGCTGGCGCTGTACCGGGCGAACGGCACGTACCCGGCCATCGACCTCGACCGGCTGCCCGCGGACCTGAGGGCGGAGTTCGACGCGGTGGAGACGGGCCGGTCGACGCTCGACCTCGACGAGCTGACCGCCGGCCTGCTGCCCGAGCTCGCCGCGGGGTACCTCACCCGCATCGAGTCCGACTGGACCGCCCTGGTGCAGCAGCAGTGA
- a CDS encoding dihydrolipoyl dehydrogenase family protein has product MTTPIDWASDDLTPPPSGRWDLVVVGGGTAGIVAAKTAARFGADVLLVERHRTGGDCLWTGCVPSKSLLAQAHEGADFAAAMAHVHRAVETIEPVDSPADLRAHGVRVWHGTARFTGPGSLDLDGTTVGFVRAVVATGSSPVVPPIDGLDSVTVLTSDTVWDLTTRPDRLLVVGGGPIGCELGQAMRRLGADVTIVEAGERILPREDADAAEIITATLRADGVRVLTSTSLERVTDGRALLSDGREVPVDAVLMAVGRRPGTAGLGLEAAGVATTEHGHVQVDDRLRTTNRRVWAAGDVSGHPALTHVAGVHGSTAATNAVLGLRRAAETTVVPRVTYTSPEVAAFGEGGTLRPGLRSRTIDHHEVDRAVTDGTTAGFSRLVLDRRGRVVGATVVGPRAGESLAEVLLAARHGLRARDIAASMHPYPTHGDGVWKAALEDLQDQLASARVQRVIGWVRRLRRRWS; this is encoded by the coding sequence GTGACCACCCCGATCGACTGGGCCTCCGACGACCTGACGCCCCCGCCGTCCGGGCGGTGGGACCTCGTGGTGGTCGGCGGCGGCACCGCCGGGATCGTCGCGGCGAAGACCGCGGCCCGGTTCGGTGCCGACGTGCTGCTGGTCGAACGGCACCGCACCGGCGGCGACTGCCTGTGGACCGGCTGCGTGCCCAGCAAGTCCCTGCTGGCCCAGGCGCACGAGGGCGCGGACTTCGCCGCCGCGATGGCCCACGTGCACCGGGCGGTCGAGACCATCGAGCCGGTCGACTCCCCCGCCGACCTGCGCGCGCACGGCGTGCGGGTCTGGCACGGCACCGCCCGGTTCACCGGTCCAGGCTCGCTGGACCTCGACGGCACGACGGTCGGGTTCGTGCGGGCCGTCGTCGCCACGGGGTCGAGCCCCGTGGTCCCGCCGATCGACGGCCTCGACTCCGTCACCGTCCTGACCTCCGACACCGTGTGGGACCTCACCACCCGACCCGACCGGCTCCTCGTCGTCGGCGGCGGTCCGATCGGGTGCGAGCTGGGCCAGGCGATGCGGCGCCTCGGCGCCGACGTGACGATCGTCGAGGCGGGCGAGCGGATCCTGCCCCGCGAGGACGCCGACGCCGCCGAGATCATCACCGCGACGTTGCGGGCCGACGGCGTCCGGGTGCTGACGTCCACCTCGCTCGAGCGGGTCACCGACGGCCGGGCGCTGCTGTCGGACGGCCGGGAGGTCCCCGTGGACGCCGTGCTGATGGCGGTGGGCCGGCGGCCCGGCACCGCGGGGCTGGGCCTGGAGGCCGCCGGTGTCGCCACGACCGAGCACGGCCATGTGCAGGTGGACGACCGCCTCCGCACCACCAACCGCCGGGTCTGGGCCGCCGGTGACGTGTCCGGCCACCCCGCACTGACCCACGTGGCCGGCGTCCACGGCAGCACGGCTGCCACCAACGCCGTCCTGGGCCTGCGCCGCGCGGCCGAGACGACCGTGGTGCCTCGCGTCACCTACACCTCTCCGGAGGTCGCGGCCTTCGGCGAGGGCGGCACGCTCCGACCCGGCCTCCGCAGCCGGACGATCGACCACCACGAGGTGGACCGCGCCGTCACCGACGGGACGACGGCCGGCTTCAGCCGGCTCGTGCTCGACCGTCGCGGCCGGGTGGTGGGAGCCACCGTCGTCGGTCCCCGGGCCGGGGAGTCGCTCGCCGAGGTGCTGCTCGCGGCCCGCCACGGACTGAGGGCGCGCGACATCGCCGCCTCGATGCATCCGTACCCGACCCACGGCGACGGCGTCTGGAAGGCCGCCCTGGAGGACCTGCAGGACCAACTGGCGTCGGCCCGGGTGCAGCGCGTGATCGGGTGGGTCAGGCGACTTCGTCGCCGGTGGTCCTGA
- a CDS encoding ABC transporter permease produces MSLTGTSTGATVVRRGLLLLPAVAVVGVFVVGGLATATLQSLGRQPLVGDPTWSLDAYRAVAADPAVRASLPLTLRISLLATALSLVLGVALALGVRRLAAGRRRFTVLLQSILAVPHLVGALCIALLLAPSGLVSRAAAALGLVDEPAAFPLLVQDGFGWGIVAEYVWRETPFVALVALAALTPRVHDLEVAARTLGAGRWQRLRRVTLPLLVRPVAAAGVLLVAFTLGSYEVPVLLGQSFPAPLSVVTYRSFTDTDLSARPEAMASAVVLTVLTAATAVAVVVLLRSVARVRR; encoded by the coding sequence GTGAGCCTGACGGGCACCTCGACCGGGGCGACGGTGGTGCGGCGGGGACTCCTGCTGCTGCCGGCCGTTGCCGTGGTCGGGGTGTTCGTGGTCGGCGGGCTCGCGACCGCGACGCTGCAGAGCCTCGGCCGGCAGCCGCTGGTCGGGGACCCGACCTGGAGCCTGGACGCGTACCGGGCGGTCGCTGCCGATCCTGCGGTCCGCGCCTCGCTGCCGCTGACGCTCCGGATCAGCCTGTTGGCGACGGCCCTCTCGCTGGTCCTGGGGGTGGCGCTGGCGCTCGGGGTCCGCCGTCTCGCGGCCGGGCGGCGGCGGTTCACGGTCCTGCTGCAGTCGATCCTCGCCGTGCCGCACCTGGTCGGGGCGTTGTGCATCGCCCTGCTGCTCGCCCCGAGCGGTCTGGTGTCCCGCGCGGCAGCGGCCCTGGGCCTGGTCGACGAACCGGCAGCCTTCCCGCTGCTGGTGCAGGACGGGTTCGGCTGGGGCATCGTCGCCGAGTACGTGTGGCGTGAGACCCCGTTCGTCGCTCTCGTCGCGCTGGCGGCCCTCACCCCGCGGGTGCACGACCTCGAGGTCGCCGCCCGCACGCTGGGAGCCGGCCGGTGGCAGCGGCTGCGACGGGTGACCCTGCCCCTGCTGGTCCGTCCGGTCGCCGCGGCCGGCGTGCTGCTGGTGGCCTTCACGCTCGGGTCGTACGAGGTGCCGGTGCTGCTCGGCCAGTCGTTCCCGGCGCCGCTGTCGGTGGTGACCTACCGGTCGTTCACCGACACCGACCTGTCGGCGCGTCCGGAGGCGATGGCCTCGGCCGTGGTGCTGACCGTGCTGACCGCGGCCACCGCGGTCGCCGTGGTGGTGCTGCTGCGGTCCGTGGCGAGGGTGCGGCGATGA